The Candidatus Binatus sp. genome includes a region encoding these proteins:
- a CDS encoding amidohydrolase family protein, with amino-acid sequence MSIYTIIDADTHVTETPDLWTSRAPAHMRDSVPRVITDSRGTHRWVLAGGRNLASAGMTATAGRGTFKNPPKTYEEMHPGAYDAKARLKYMDQMGIWAMVMYPNVGGFGAQQFLKLNDPELMLTCVQIYNDWQTEWASADSRRLIPITSIPFWDVAAAVTEVRRCAAIGHKGILFTGEPQYYGLPLLGDKHWSPLWEAAVELDLPISFHIGSGDMAEGLVKERVATYGKMAAFTELAVDIFLRNGLQLNDLLMSGVLARFPKIKFVSVESGIGWIPFVLEAMDYQFKGNSVAEEHPEFDRLPSEYFARNVYACYWFEQTAPRRLIDKIGVDNILFETDFPHPTSLYGDEVHARIKGGLSDCEESVRRKILWGNAQKLYKVTGPSADDEAKL; translated from the coding sequence ATGAGTATTTACACGATCATCGACGCTGATACGCATGTGACTGAAACGCCGGACCTGTGGACCAGCCGTGCGCCCGCTCACATGCGCGACAGCGTGCCGCGGGTCATAACCGATTCGCGGGGGACTCACCGCTGGGTACTGGCAGGAGGTCGTAACCTCGCGAGCGCCGGAATGACCGCTACCGCTGGACGGGGAACTTTCAAGAATCCGCCCAAGACTTACGAAGAGATGCACCCCGGTGCATACGACGCGAAGGCGCGCCTCAAGTACATGGATCAGATGGGCATCTGGGCGATGGTCATGTACCCGAACGTCGGCGGGTTCGGCGCTCAGCAGTTCCTGAAACTCAATGACCCCGAGCTGATGCTCACCTGTGTGCAGATCTACAACGATTGGCAGACCGAATGGGCGTCCGCCGATTCGCGGCGACTGATACCGATCACCTCGATTCCCTTCTGGGACGTCGCCGCCGCGGTGACAGAGGTGCGCCGATGCGCCGCCATCGGCCACAAAGGAATCCTCTTCACCGGTGAGCCGCAATACTACGGTCTGCCGCTGCTTGGCGATAAGCATTGGAGTCCGCTGTGGGAGGCGGCGGTCGAGCTGGATCTGCCGATCAGCTTCCATATCGGCTCGGGCGACATGGCCGAAGGCCTCGTCAAAGAGCGGGTAGCGACCTACGGCAAGATGGCGGCGTTCACCGAACTGGCAGTGGATATCTTCCTCCGCAACGGCCTCCAACTGAACGACCTGCTGATGTCCGGAGTGCTCGCGCGCTTTCCAAAAATTAAATTCGTCTCGGTGGAAAGCGGCATCGGCTGGATTCCCTTCGTGCTCGAAGCGATGGACTACCAGTTCAAGGGCAATAGCGTCGCGGAAGAGCATCCGGAATTCGATCGGCTGCCGTCGGAATACTTCGCGCGCAACGTCTATGCCTGTTACTGGTTTGAGCAGACTGCGCCGCGTCGCCTGATCGATAAGATTGGCGTGGACAACATCCTCTTCGAGACCGACTTTCCGCATCCGACTTCCCTCTATGGCGACGAAGTGCACGCCCGGATTAAAGGCGGTCTGTCTGACTGTGAAGAGTCGGTGCGGCGCAAGATTCTCTGGGGGAATGCGCAGAAGCTCTACAAGGTCACCGGTCCTTCCGCGGACGACGAGGCGAAGTTGTAG
- a CDS encoding VOC family protein — MKGISHVAIGVSDMERALPFYRDLLGLEVMLDAVENVGRGKRRAVYMRWGNNSGFLVLSQTLEREPSGKPLRLHQVGLHHFAFWVDDLKERAEKLEQAGVRFLVPPYEADAIAYGEKGGGKVLTTLFEDPDGTILQFDQRLH; from the coding sequence ATGAAAGGAATCTCGCACGTCGCAATCGGCGTAAGCGATATGGAGCGGGCGCTACCCTTCTATCGCGACCTGCTGGGACTCGAGGTGATGCTCGATGCCGTCGAAAACGTCGGCCGAGGCAAGCGCCGCGCCGTCTATATGCGATGGGGCAACAACTCAGGGTTCCTCGTTCTTTCGCAGACGCTCGAAAGAGAGCCGTCGGGCAAGCCGCTCAGGCTGCATCAGGTGGGACTGCATCATTTCGCTTTCTGGGTGGACGATCTGAAGGAGCGCGCGGAGAAGCTCGAGCAGGCCGGCGTGCGCTTCCTCGTTCCGCCGTATGAAGCCGACGCGATCGCTTACGGCGAAAAAGGCGGCGGCAAGGTCCTCACCACCTTGTTCGAAGATCCCGACGGAACGATCCTGCAGTTCGATCAGCGCCTGCACTGA
- a CDS encoding DUF3800 domain-containing protein yields the protein MLTPTEFRGIDQENSHRELIGALFSGLPKTLRDEGILMVLQAWFDESGKTEEPVYLLAGYVGKKTVWEDFAHDWQAELDHEPKLPYLHARESQLFKGTDADARVERLLKFVAIIRKHRLRGVSFLLKHSDYREFFRIISVHPVITPAERRMMRNPYYLSFQYIFTMMLIRHGQKCAESGTKELLEILFDDGGERKQRLKIGFENFVKTAKEKNPHLLDLLINKGPEFRDDKQMSPLQACDLFAWHFRRFCYEASRGNKYEDAIWRALRDGIEYDTYLFTESDWIKLLLRLRQSTWDELLKHKSEDNP from the coding sequence ATGTTAACTCCAACTGAGTTCAGGGGTATTGATCAGGAGAATTCGCATCGGGAACTAATTGGAGCATTGTTTTCGGGCCTACCGAAAACGCTCCGCGATGAAGGTATCTTGATGGTACTGCAAGCGTGGTTTGATGAGAGTGGCAAGACAGAGGAGCCAGTCTATCTGCTAGCTGGCTACGTCGGTAAAAAAACTGTCTGGGAAGACTTCGCCCATGACTGGCAGGCCGAGTTAGATCATGAACCAAAATTACCCTATCTCCACGCAAGAGAGTCCCAGTTGTTCAAGGGAACCGATGCGGATGCGCGAGTTGAGCGACTTTTAAAATTTGTAGCAATTATCCGGAAGCATCGTCTGCGAGGCGTGTCTTTTTTGTTGAAGCATTCGGATTATCGAGAGTTCTTTCGGATTATTTCCGTACACCCGGTCATTACGCCAGCCGAACGCCGCATGATGCGGAATCCGTACTATCTGAGCTTTCAGTACATATTCACAATGATGCTGATCAGACACGGGCAAAAGTGTGCGGAGTCTGGAACAAAAGAGTTACTCGAAATTCTCTTTGACGATGGCGGGGAGCGGAAACAGCGCCTCAAGATCGGGTTTGAGAACTTCGTCAAGACAGCCAAAGAGAAGAATCCGCATTTGCTCGACCTTTTAATCAATAAAGGGCCGGAGTTCAGAGACGACAAGCAGATGAGCCCACTACAGGCGTGCGACCTATTCGCGTGGCATTTCCGGCGTTTCTGCTACGAGGCTTCACGCGGTAATAAGTATGAGGACGCCATCTGGCGAGCGCTTAGAGACGGTATCGAATATGACACCTACCTTTTCACGGAATCTGATTGGATAAAATTACTGCTCAGGCTTCGTCAGAGCACATGGGACGAACTACTGAAACACAAATCAGAGGATAATCCATGA
- a CDS encoding DUF2277 domain-containing protein, whose product MCRNIRTLFNFDPPVNAEEIRAASLQFVRKITGFNKPSKANETSFLAAVDEVAEISSRLLSSLKTDAPSRNREDVAAKLAERSRYRDAAIERSR is encoded by the coding sequence ATGTGCAGAAATATCAGAACGCTTTTCAACTTCGATCCGCCGGTAAATGCCGAAGAGATTCGAGCGGCCTCGCTCCAGTTCGTTCGAAAAATCACTGGCTTCAACAAGCCGTCGAAGGCGAACGAAACCTCGTTTCTTGCCGCCGTCGATGAAGTAGCGGAGATTTCGAGCCGCCTTCTGAGTTCGCTCAAGACCGATGCGCCGTCGAGGAATCGCGAAGACGTGGCGGCGAAGCTGGCTGAGCGATCAAGGTATCGCGACGCGGCGATCGAACGGAGCCGATAA
- the atpD gene encoding F0F1 ATP synthase subunit beta: MANEVATGRINQVLGNVVDVEFGAGRLPPIFTALRVTNPSISDKADNLVLEIQSHLGENTVRCIAMDSTDGLVRGMEASNTGAPISVPVGPGTLGRIMNVTGDPVDEAGPITGQKLMPIHRDAPPFADQAVEAEILETGIKVIDLICPYARGGKIGLFGGAGVGKTVTILELINNVAKQHGGVSVFAGVGERSREGNDLYRELTESGVITKTALVYGQMNESPGARARVALTGVTVAEYFRDEEGKDVIFFIDNNFRFVQANSEVSALLGRMPSAVGYQPTLGTDMGELEERITTTKKGAITSVQAIYVPADDYTDPAPATTFTHLDAVTALDRKIFEKAIFPAVDPLGSTSRILDPQVVGDEHYDVARRVQAILQRYKDLVDIIAILGMEELSPEDKIVVSRARRVERFLSQAMFVAEPFTNTPGKYVPRKETVRGFGEILDGKCDDLPEQAFYLVGTIDEAREKAERLARGEAR; encoded by the coding sequence ATGGCGAACGAAGTAGCTACCGGACGAATCAATCAAGTGCTCGGCAACGTCGTGGACGTCGAGTTCGGCGCGGGCCGCCTGCCGCCGATCTTCACGGCGCTTCGAGTGACCAATCCGTCGATCAGCGACAAAGCAGACAATCTGGTGCTCGAAATTCAGTCGCATCTCGGCGAGAACACCGTGCGATGCATCGCGATGGACTCGACCGACGGGCTGGTTCGCGGCATGGAAGCGTCGAACACCGGCGCGCCGATCTCGGTGCCGGTCGGCCCGGGCACGCTCGGGCGAATCATGAACGTGACCGGCGACCCCGTCGATGAGGCGGGACCGATCACGGGCCAGAAGCTGATGCCGATTCATCGCGACGCGCCGCCGTTTGCCGATCAGGCGGTCGAGGCGGAAATTCTCGAAACCGGCATCAAGGTGATCGATCTCATTTGCCCGTACGCGCGCGGCGGAAAGATTGGACTGTTCGGCGGCGCGGGCGTCGGCAAGACCGTTACGATTCTCGAGTTGATCAACAACGTCGCGAAGCAGCACGGCGGCGTGTCGGTGTTCGCGGGCGTCGGCGAGCGATCGCGCGAGGGCAACGACCTTTACCGCGAACTGACGGAGTCGGGCGTTATCACCAAGACCGCACTGGTGTACGGCCAGATGAATGAGTCGCCGGGCGCGCGCGCCCGCGTCGCGCTGACGGGAGTTACCGTCGCCGAATATTTCCGCGATGAAGAAGGCAAGGACGTCATCTTTTTCATCGATAACAATTTCCGTTTCGTGCAGGCCAACTCGGAAGTCTCAGCGCTGCTCGGCCGCATGCCGAGCGCGGTCGGCTACCAACCCACGCTCGGCACCGACATGGGCGAACTCGAGGAGCGCATCACGACCACGAAGAAAGGCGCGATCACGTCGGTGCAGGCGATCTACGTGCCCGCCGACGATTACACCGATCCGGCGCCGGCGACGACGTTTACGCATCTCGATGCAGTCACCGCGCTCGATCGCAAAATTTTCGAAAAGGCAATTTTCCCGGCGGTCGATCCGCTCGGCTCGACCTCGCGAATTCTCGATCCGCAAGTCGTCGGCGATGAGCATTACGACGTCGCGCGCCGTGTGCAGGCGATCTTGCAGCGCTACAAGGATTTGGTGGACATAATCGCGATCCTCGGGATGGAAGAACTGTCGCCGGAAGACAAGATCGTCGTCTCGCGCGCGCGCCGCGTCGAGCGATTCCTGTCGCAGGCGATGTTCGTCGCGGAGCCGTTCACCAATACTCCGGGCAAATACGTCCCGCGCAAAGAGACGGTGCGCGGCTTCGGCGAAATTCTCGACGGCAAATGCGACGACCTGCCCGAGCAGGCGTTCTACCTGGTCGGCACCATCGACGAGGCACGCGAGAAGGCCGAGCGCCTCGCCCGCGGCGAGGCTCGCTAG
- the atpC gene encoding ATP synthase F1 subunit epsilon, whose translation MAETFPFKLLTPTGIVFDSNVEEVSAVGPLGEFGVLAEHINFITSLVPSVLEAQLPGGATMHWIVSGGLAEVKDGVMTVLASSAEAPDNVDRGAALAEAQAAEQKFSATSFFDPQYASVNEALQLARARVEAASLKTANH comes from the coding sequence ATGGCGGAAACGTTTCCATTCAAGCTGCTCACCCCGACGGGCATCGTGTTCGACAGCAACGTCGAGGAAGTCTCGGCGGTCGGTCCGCTCGGCGAATTCGGGGTGCTTGCCGAGCATATCAATTTCATCACTTCGCTGGTGCCGAGCGTGCTCGAAGCACAACTGCCCGGCGGCGCCACGATGCATTGGATCGTCTCGGGCGGTCTCGCCGAAGTGAAGGACGGCGTGATGACGGTGCTCGCGAGCAGTGCCGAAGCGCCGGACAACGTCGATCGCGGCGCGGCGCTGGCAGAGGCGCAGGCGGCGGAGCAAAAGTTCTCGGCGACCAGTTTTTTCGATCCTCAATACGCCTCGGTAAACGAAGCGCTGCAACTCGCGCGCGCCCGCGTCGAAGCCGCCAGCCTCAAGACTGCGAACCACTAG
- a CDS encoding CaiB/BaiF CoA-transferase family protein, which translates to MAIRALDDLVVVEFAQMVSGPMCGKMFADMGAEVVKIEPPCAGDEMRAHPPFPGDVPHPEKSGSFLYLNTSKKSLTLDPSTPTGAEVFRKLIAGADVLIENHQPEYLDSIGLGYEALKTINPKLIVTSISPFGQTGPYRNWKGTDLIEFAMSLTGYNTPTMVDDPERENPIRAPGHQAEMMGATAAAAATMFAIFHREATGVGQWIDAPCWQAIASTSKIEMAALTYARLPFSRMRGNVATGLEPLRCKDGYIYTLWAADTHYKALKALLHNPVEMESEVFDLLVGRQANDDVLRPMIRAELLKYDTEHLVSEGQRLGLTIGPVFTVAQAANHPHLRARNAFIEIDHPIAGRFQYPRSLVQMTATPPMPTRAPLLGEHNAEILSRLGYSLDEQQRMRAAGAI; encoded by the coding sequence TTGGCCATTCGAGCACTCGATGATCTCGTCGTTGTTGAGTTCGCGCAGATGGTGTCGGGACCGATGTGCGGCAAGATGTTCGCCGACATGGGCGCCGAGGTCGTCAAGATTGAACCGCCGTGCGCCGGCGACGAAATGCGCGCGCATCCGCCGTTTCCCGGCGACGTCCCGCATCCCGAGAAAAGCGGCTCGTTCCTCTACCTTAACACCAGCAAGAAGAGCCTCACGCTCGATCCTTCAACGCCAACTGGCGCCGAGGTTTTCAGAAAGCTAATCGCGGGCGCCGACGTGCTGATCGAGAATCATCAGCCGGAATACCTCGACAGTATCGGGCTTGGCTACGAGGCGCTGAAGACGATCAATCCGAAGCTGATCGTCACTTCGATCTCGCCGTTCGGCCAGACCGGTCCGTATCGCAATTGGAAGGGTACCGATCTGATCGAATTCGCGATGAGCCTCACCGGTTACAACACGCCGACGATGGTCGATGATCCTGAGCGCGAGAATCCGATTCGCGCGCCGGGCCATCAGGCCGAGATGATGGGCGCGACGGCTGCGGCCGCCGCCACGATGTTCGCGATCTTTCATCGCGAGGCGACCGGCGTTGGCCAATGGATCGACGCGCCGTGCTGGCAGGCGATCGCGAGCACCTCGAAAATCGAGATGGCGGCGCTGACGTACGCGCGCCTGCCGTTCAGCCGGATGCGCGGCAACGTCGCGACCGGCCTCGAACCGCTGCGCTGCAAGGACGGCTACATCTACACGCTGTGGGCGGCGGATACGCACTACAAGGCGCTCAAGGCGCTGCTGCACAATCCGGTCGAGATGGAGAGCGAGGTCTTCGATTTGCTCGTGGGCCGCCAGGCGAACGACGACGTGCTGCGTCCGATGATCCGCGCGGAGTTGCTCAAGTACGACACCGAACATTTGGTCAGCGAAGGGCAGCGGCTCGGCCTCACGATCGGGCCGGTGTTCACGGTCGCGCAAGCCGCGAACCATCCGCATCTGCGCGCGCGCAACGCATTCATCGAGATCGATCATCCGATCGCCGGCCGCTTCCAGTATCCGCGCTCGCTGGTGCAGATGACCGCGACGCCGCCGATGCCGACGCGCGCGCCGCTGCTTGGCGAGCACAACGCGGAAATCTTAAGCCGCCTCGGCTACTCGCTCGACGAGCAACAGCGGATGCGCGCGGCCGGCGCGATCTGA
- a CDS encoding thiamine pyrophosphate-binding protein: MGTLRGEQIIAQCFKREGVDTIFFMMGGPTGGTAGACIELGMKGIYVRHEQAAAMMAHAYARVTGKPGICIAPMGPGVANLVTGLGNAWADATPVIAIGGAAPMRGTTLDTFQEMDQIPMMRPIVKAAYRVDLGYRIPEYISIAFREALDGKRGPVYLDLPGDVLSGKVEEERIHWVEGNSRTDARPAGDPALIRKAIDLLAKAKKPLVLTGSGVLWSRAENELQKFVEATGIPFFTTPQGRGVIAEDHQRSFPAARSTAFREADVVLLIGARANSMLSFMRAPRFSPDAKLINVNLDGKEIGHNRAANVGIIGDAKLVLGQLIAEAAGRFDPKAESDWVAQLAVKHRSNMERSAPLLHSDKVPIHPLRLCNEVKDVISRDTILVVDGHEILNFARQSIPIYQARCSLNAGPHGCMGVGIPFGIGAKVARPDLPVVVLSGDGAFGWNGMEMDTAIRHHLPIVVVVSNNGGFTSRQTGGAVGRDLGFQRYDKMVEAFGGYGEFVEQPDAIRPAIERAIKSGKTALVNVCTDPDAQATTDMGFAGY, encoded by the coding sequence ATGGGAACTCTACGCGGCGAACAGATCATCGCTCAGTGTTTCAAGCGCGAAGGCGTCGATACCATCTTCTTCATGATGGGCGGACCGACCGGAGGCACCGCTGGCGCATGCATCGAACTCGGGATGAAGGGCATCTACGTGCGCCACGAGCAGGCGGCCGCGATGATGGCGCATGCGTATGCGCGGGTTACCGGCAAGCCCGGCATCTGCATCGCGCCGATGGGTCCCGGCGTCGCCAACCTCGTGACCGGTCTTGGCAATGCCTGGGCTGACGCAACGCCGGTGATCGCAATCGGCGGAGCTGCGCCGATGCGCGGTACCACGCTCGACACGTTCCAGGAGATGGATCAAATTCCGATGATGCGGCCGATCGTGAAAGCCGCCTATCGCGTCGATCTTGGTTATCGGATTCCCGAGTACATCAGCATCGCGTTTCGAGAAGCGCTCGACGGTAAGCGCGGGCCGGTTTACCTCGACCTTCCGGGCGACGTGCTATCGGGCAAAGTCGAGGAGGAACGGATTCATTGGGTCGAGGGCAACTCGCGCACCGACGCGCGGCCGGCCGGCGACCCGGCCCTGATACGCAAAGCGATAGACCTTCTCGCCAAAGCGAAGAAGCCGCTGGTCCTCACCGGAAGCGGCGTGCTGTGGTCGCGCGCGGAGAACGAACTGCAAAAATTTGTCGAGGCGACCGGCATCCCCTTTTTCACCACGCCGCAGGGGCGCGGCGTGATTGCCGAGGATCATCAGCGATCGTTCCCGGCGGCGCGCTCGACCGCCTTTCGCGAAGCGGACGTGGTGCTGCTGATCGGCGCGCGCGCCAACTCGATGCTGTCATTCATGCGGGCGCCGCGTTTTTCACCGGACGCAAAGCTTATCAACGTGAACCTCGACGGCAAGGAGATCGGACACAATCGCGCCGCCAACGTCGGCATCATCGGCGACGCCAAATTGGTCCTCGGCCAGTTGATTGCCGAAGCTGCCGGCAGATTCGATCCGAAAGCAGAGTCTGATTGGGTCGCGCAACTCGCCGTCAAGCATCGATCGAACATGGAACGATCGGCGCCGCTGCTGCACTCCGACAAGGTTCCGATCCATCCCTTGCGCCTGTGCAACGAGGTCAAGGATGTCATTTCGCGCGATACCATCCTGGTCGTCGATGGACATGAAATATTGAATTTCGCGCGCCAATCGATTCCCATCTATCAGGCGCGATGCAGCCTCAATGCCGGCCCCCACGGATGCATGGGCGTCGGCATCCCGTTCGGAATCGGCGCGAAAGTCGCGCGTCCCGATCTCCCCGTGGTGGTGCTCAGCGGCGACGGCGCATTTGGCTGGAACGGGATGGAAATGGACACCGCGATTCGCCATCACTTGCCGATCGTGGTCGTGGTGTCGAACAACGGCGGATTTACTTCGCGCCAGACCGGCGGCGCCGTCGGCCGCGACTTAGGTTTCCAGCGCTATGACAAGATGGTCGAAGCGTTTGGCGGTTACGGCGAATTCGTCGAGCAGCCGGACGCGATCCGGCCCGCGATTGAGCGCGCCATCAAGAGTGGCAAGACGGCACTGGTCAACGTCTGCACCGATCCCGACGCGCAAGCGACCACCGACATGGGATTCGCCGGCTACTGA
- a CDS encoding zinc-binding dehydrogenase — protein MKALVMEEVGKPMVVKDWPEPKCPPDGAVIRVEASGICRSDWHLWQGDWGWIGFKPRMPTVLGHEFAGVVEEVGKEVKTLKAGARVVVPLAQGCGVCDDCRTGHSNHCMGAGMGGYARYGVLSHADYNIAPLPDSIDFVEASSMGCRYVTAFHALLDQGQVKADETVVVYGCGGVGLSAIQIATALGARVIAVDLDDRKLELAKTAGASDVINGKKTDPVKAVMDLTHGGADVSVDALGIAATCRNAVLSLRKRGRHVQIGLTTQGEKGEVSLPVDQIVFKEIQFTGSLAIQSFRYPAMLSMVERGRLEPRKLITETIPIEKAFGVLEQMSKFENVGISVINQF, from the coding sequence ATGAAAGCACTGGTGATGGAAGAAGTCGGCAAGCCGATGGTGGTCAAGGATTGGCCCGAGCCGAAGTGTCCCCCTGACGGCGCGGTCATCCGCGTGGAAGCCAGCGGCATCTGCCGCTCGGACTGGCATCTATGGCAGGGCGACTGGGGATGGATCGGCTTCAAGCCGCGGATGCCCACCGTTCTGGGCCACGAATTCGCGGGCGTCGTCGAAGAAGTCGGCAAAGAAGTCAAGACGCTCAAGGCCGGCGCGCGCGTGGTCGTTCCGCTCGCCCAGGGATGCGGCGTGTGCGACGATTGCCGCACCGGCCATTCCAATCACTGCATGGGCGCCGGCATGGGAGGCTATGCCCGCTACGGCGTGCTGAGCCATGCCGACTACAATATCGCGCCGCTGCCCGACTCGATCGATTTCGTCGAGGCGTCCTCGATGGGATGCCGTTACGTGACCGCCTTTCACGCGCTCCTCGACCAGGGGCAGGTCAAGGCCGATGAAACGGTGGTGGTGTACGGATGCGGCGGCGTCGGATTGTCGGCAATCCAGATTGCCACGGCGCTCGGCGCGCGCGTAATCGCCGTCGATCTCGATGATCGCAAGCTCGAACTGGCAAAGACGGCCGGCGCTTCCGACGTTATCAATGGCAAGAAGACCGACCCGGTCAAAGCGGTGATGGATCTCACGCATGGCGGCGCCGACGTCAGCGTGGACGCGCTCGGTATCGCGGCGACGTGCCGCAACGCCGTCTTGAGCCTGCGCAAGCGCGGACGCCACGTGCAGATCGGCCTGACCACGCAGGGCGAAAAGGGCGAAGTATCGCTGCCGGTCGATCAGATCGTGTTCAAGGAGATCCAGTTCACCGGCTCGCTCGCGATACAGTCCTTCCGCTATCCCGCGATGCTGAGCATGGTCGAGCGCGGGCGGCTGGAACCGAGGAAGCTCATCACCGAGACCATCCCGATCGAAAAGGCCTTCGGCGTCCTCGAGCAGATGTCCAAATTCGAAAACGTCGGCATCAGCGTAATCAACCAGTTCTAG
- a CDS encoding CaiB/BaiF CoA-transferase family protein — protein MAKTATALPLEGIRVADFSWIINGPQIAQWLATMGAEVIKIESQVYLDIGRINPAGMADRVAGPNRNGYYHALNYGKKAITLNLATDKGRELADEIIRKSDLVLECFPTPAANKLGITYDRVRAVKPDIVMISVSLLGKTGLEPASWVGWGPMACSFVGMFDAQGYPGGPPRQTGGTWPDYAIASAVTFHVLAALRHRNRTGEGQWIDASMGETVIGQMPELYMDYFINGHDGGRRGNRDDAMAPHNTYPCAGDDKWIAIAVGTDSEWDALCRAMGNPAWCRDPKFADRYGRLSHRDELDAHLARWTRGHEHIALAHELQQAGVAAGPVLDSVEIHEDPHLWEWGFFRKIDHHEVGERILPNMPVRMSNVPELNYSMPPDLGQHNREIFGGLLGLSDAEIKILMEQKIIY, from the coding sequence ATGGCGAAAACTGCGACGGCACTTCCGCTCGAAGGAATCAGGGTCGCCGACTTTAGCTGGATCATCAACGGTCCGCAGATCGCGCAATGGCTCGCGACGATGGGCGCCGAGGTGATCAAGATCGAGTCGCAAGTCTATCTCGATATCGGGCGTATCAATCCGGCCGGGATGGCCGATCGCGTCGCCGGCCCCAACCGCAACGGCTATTACCACGCGCTCAACTACGGCAAGAAGGCGATCACGCTGAACCTGGCCACTGACAAGGGCCGCGAACTCGCCGACGAAATCATCCGCAAGAGCGATTTGGTCCTCGAATGCTTTCCTACGCCGGCCGCCAATAAACTCGGCATCACCTATGACCGTGTTCGCGCCGTCAAGCCCGACATCGTGATGATCTCCGTGTCGCTGCTCGGCAAGACCGGCCTCGAACCCGCGTCGTGGGTCGGATGGGGTCCGATGGCGTGCTCGTTCGTCGGCATGTTCGACGCGCAGGGATACCCGGGCGGACCGCCGCGCCAGACCGGCGGCACCTGGCCGGACTACGCGATCGCAAGCGCGGTTACGTTTCACGTGCTCGCCGCATTGCGCCATCGAAATCGCACCGGCGAAGGACAATGGATCGACGCCAGCATGGGCGAGACGGTCATCGGGCAGATGCCGGAACTGTACATGGATTATTTCATCAACGGCCACGACGGCGGGCGTCGCGGCAATCGCGACGACGCGATGGCGCCGCACAACACCTACCCGTGCGCCGGCGACGACAAATGGATCGCGATCGCGGTCGGCACCGATTCAGAGTGGGACGCGCTCTGCCGCGCGATGGGAAATCCGGCGTGGTGCCGCGATCCAAAATTCGCCGATCGATACGGCCGCCTAAGTCATCGCGACGAGTTGGATGCTCACCTCGCGCGATGGACTCGCGGCCATGAGCACATCGCATTGGCGCATGAACTGCAGCAGGCTGGCGTCGCGGCCGGTCCGGTGCTCGATAGCGTCGAAATCCACGAGGATCCGCATCTGTGGGAATGGGGCTTCTTCCGCAAGATCGACCATCATGAAGTTGGCGAGCGGATTTTGCCCAACATGCCGGTGCGGATGAGCAACGTGCCGGAACTCAACTACTCGATGCCGCCCGACTTAGGCCAGCACAATCGCGAAATTTTCGGCGGCCTCTTGGGCCTCTCCGATGCCGAAATAAAAATCCTGATGGAGCAGAAGATCATCTACTGA
- the atpG gene encoding ATP synthase F1 subunit gamma: MASLKAIRSRIASVKSTQQITRAMKLVSAARLRRAQEALANALPYSEALARVADSLLTSEGISVGPVEGAQKRSLLIVVSSDGGLAGGYNSFLLRKSEETQREIRTRGLAIELFAIGRKAVDYFRRAGIPVALSRVNNVPKLATIGLARDIATKVLDDYRSGAIDEAGIVYTMFKSALSQKPTYERLLPVKPPSDAGIKEGAEIEAVISKADAPKIDYLVEPSRAELVPVVLRGYLEAAIYHALLEAEASEQGSRMTAMDSATNNAIEMIAQYTLEMNRARQAQITRELMDIVGGAEALRGT, from the coding sequence ATGGCATCGCTCAAGGCAATCCGCAGCCGGATCGCGTCGGTCAAATCGACCCAGCAGATCACGCGTGCGATGAAACTGGTCTCGGCCGCGCGGCTCCGCCGTGCGCAGGAGGCGCTCGCCAACGCGCTGCCATACAGCGAAGCGCTGGCGCGGGTCGCGGACTCGCTGCTCACGTCGGAGGGAATCTCGGTCGGGCCGGTCGAGGGCGCGCAGAAAAGATCGCTGCTGATCGTGGTGTCGTCGGACGGCGGCCTCGCGGGCGGCTACAACAGTTTTCTGTTGCGCAAATCCGAGGAAACTCAGCGTGAGATTCGCACCCGTGGACTCGCGATCGAGCTGTTTGCGATCGGCAGGAAAGCCGTCGACTACTTCCGGCGCGCCGGAATCCCGGTTGCTCTTTCGCGCGTCAATAACGTGCCGAAGCTCGCGACGATCGGCCTTGCGCGCGATATCGCGACCAAGGTGCTGGACGATTATCGCAGCGGCGCGATCGATGAAGCCGGGATCGTTTACACCATGTTCAAGTCAGCGCTGTCGCAGAAACCAACCTATGAGCGCCTCTTGCCGGTGAAGCCGCCGAGCGATGCGGGAATCAAGGAAGGCGCGGAAATCGAAGCAGTAATTTCCAAGGCTGACGCGCCCAAGATCGATTACCTGGTCGAGCCGAGCCGCGCTGAGCTGGTGCCGGTGGTGCTGCGCGGATACCTCGAAGCGGCGATTTATCACGCGTTGCTGGAGGCCGAGGCGAGCGAGCAGGGATCGCGGATGACCGCGATGGACAGCGCGACCAACAACGCGATCGAGATGATCGCGCAGTACACGCTTGAGATGAATCGCGCGCGCCAGGCGCAAATCACGCGCGAATTGATGGATATCGTCGGCGGCGCCGAGGCGCTGCGCGGCACTTAA